The genomic region GCATTAAAATTCAAAAATCCTTTATCATAATTAGtacagaacatgcaatattacatgaaagagttgccattagagTTTCCTGGCACCCCTcacaggaagagagagagaagaaaaagatagtcccttcagtcactgagtctattcacctccagtgctcctgtagcCTCATTATGATCTATTAAAAACCcaacctccagatccaaacctccaacacaatcaggaagccttcagcacccaaggcccatcagaagccattcttgccctcagcacccttgtgattcctggctccaatacctggttcccatgagcatcCCTCAGCCTATGATGGATCTTCGACCACATCACCAGCAGCCTACAAccataaatattttatgatttcagtccgtggcccATCCCCTTTAATGATAGTTCCATTTCCTTTACAAGTTTGCCTGAGCCCCAAGCCCTGGAATTCTTGAATCCCCACTTAACTCACAATCTCATCTGTCTCAGAGGTAAATCACTCTCGTCGGAAGTGACCTGGACACCTGACTACACTACAAAGGTGCTGTGCAAATGCAAGTTATAGCCAGTTTCTAGCAGGTATTCGACGCTCAGCACTGCTGGCAAGGAGAGCACTTTAAAAGCTTCAATAATGAAATGGATTATGCATGAGATGACAGccttttgcacagcaaagatcaATACAAAGGACGCCAGAGTCAAATTAAGTATGGAGCAGTCGGAAAGGATTTCTGCCGACAAAAATCAACGAGCAACTGAAGGGATAGAACCGATTATCATTAAAGTAGAAGGTGCAACTCACCTGTGTTCTTCCAGGGCTTTGGTCACATTGATATTTGCCACAACATCTCCATAAATTAATATGAAATCTGAGCGGACAAGCGACTTTGCATCAACATCCCTTAAGACGTCTCCCAAAGAACGATAGGACTCGGAACTCATGACATGGATAGTATTAGGGGAAGTGGGACGATTCCACTTGGATTTCCTGGAGAAGAAGGGACAAACATAGAAGTTTCTGCAATGTTCTAAATCTCGTTCACATTCAGAAAAAGGTAGGATGTGAGTTCAAATCTCACATCTGCTGCACCCCCTGGTTACACCGGGTTGTCAGATTGGACTCTGCATGTCTTTGAAGTGTGATTTGTGCCCAAAACTTTAACTCAGAAACGAGAGGGTCCGAATTCCTTTCATAAGTTCTTTTACTAAAACAAAATATTCTTCAAGGACTTCCTAATATTATAATTCCTCATTTTAATTAACCACACTCACAATACGGTCCCAGATTTATACTTGTTATAAGCATTTAGCGTCATCTCCTGGTGTGAAGTGAAACTGCAGAAGGATGCAAACACAAGCTTCAGCAGATATCGGACGCTTGGCGCTGCTGGCAAGGAGATTAAATTAAAAGCTTCAATAATGAAATGGATGGTGCATAAGATGTGCACAGCCTTTTGTATAGCAAAAATCAATACAAAAGGTACCTGAGCTTTTCAGACAAAGACATTTTCGAAAAAACAAATCTGCtactttcggcccacaagcccatgccgcccaattacaccagtTGACCTAAatccccccagtatgttttgaacagtgggaggaaacctgagcacccagaggaaaatcACATAGATACGGTGAGAATATGCATTACTGATACCCTTAGGATTGTCTTGGAATAAGATATCTTGTCCTCCCGACATTGTTTGTGAGGATTGACAATGAATTACCTTATCAATAAGCCCAATAAAACAAGCACCAatgagggatagtcaacatgggctTGCATTTCACAGACACGACTGAGGCTATTTTGAGGTGGTGACCAAGCAGATTGATAAGTGCAAGGCTGTAGACACTGCCAATATGGACAAAGcaaaggtaaaggtttcattattgtcacataatactacatttagaatgtaacatacttgaaattctttaacttttgtctaccgtaaggcagacagagagtcgccactttgtcaagtacccctcacagaaacctacagcacctagtgttcctagatggtctcccctccaagtactgaccagtcctgagcctgcttagcttctggcatcagacaatctcaggtgtattcaggctgttaggtttaaaaaaaaggcccACGTAGTAGGATGGTTCATCCAGAAGAACAGATCACATGAGCTGGCCAATTGATTTGATggtaggagagagaaggggggatagTGGTGAGTGTTtaatcagattggaggcctgtgcaTCCCCTGTTATTTGTCATCTTACTTGGCTAACAATGCAGTAAGCCTGGTTGGTAGGTTTTTGAGAATCAAGACTGACAGCCTCCTAATGGAGAGTGCACTCTTGTATAGAATGGCATCTGGATGAAGTACGTGCTCTCACAGGTAAAGGAATACATTCCATCACCAATACATATTATTAAGCATATTGGCTTATGACTTTCTTTTCCCCCCCGCTTTCTGATACGATAAAACCACAgcataaaaacaggccctttggcccatctagctcATGCTGATCTATTATTCTGTCCAATCACAAGGATCTGCACCcataccatagccctccatacccctcccatccatgtagctatccgaatttttctttaatgtagaagttaagcccacattcatcacttcatttggcagcttgttccacactttccCCACTCTCCAAACTCCTATACACAACACTAATAGGGTTGACCATGATTACAACAGTAAATCAAAAGACAGTATTAATATGATTCTCAATATAAAACAGTTATACTGTAACTACTACAGCATCTGTGGCAAGAGGaaaagaattaacatttcagattaaGGACCCTTTATCAGAATGGGTCAGCAACTAGAACTAATGTGCTATCCAACTTGATCCCAAGCTTGAAAAACTGAATAGTTCAGAggtgaattttaaatgtttcactATTCGTCTTTCCACGGCTGCTGGTTAACCTATTTTCAAcattctgcattttgttttcaagCATTAAATCAGAGTGAGTGAAAAACTGTGTGAGGGAACACAAGATTGAGAGCAAATACATCTATCTCGTGATATTAATCTGGAAAGCCCTGCCTAAAAATGTAATAGAAGAAAATAGTGCAATTTTGAAGAGGTGATTTTGAAAAGGCAATTGTTTGCTGGGTAGTGGGAAAAAAGTGATGCGAGTGGGACAAGGTGGTCAGCACAAGAGCTGGTTCCTGTGGTGTGAGATTTAATACTACGTGTGCCTTGCTAGGCGAACTTCATTATGTAGCCCCAAGTAACAATTCATTTAATCATCATTACTGAATATGGTCCTTGATTTTCTGGGCCATCCAACAGCAGAAAACGAAGGTTTCTTGGACACCAGTCGCTGTGAGAAACTCCAGGCTGTAGTCAATCAACGCTACATTGGCCAGGGGGAGCAGAGCCTGCAAGAGAGCAGAGGGCAGTTACAATGAGCTTTAGGAAACCACAACACCATGATCAAGCCAAGAACAGGCACTCCCAGGTAATGCAAAGGGTTTTGCCCCGAGAACcgtagattgatttttttttccacaaggtgGAAACAATTTCTCAGCAAGGGAAAAGAAGTGGGCAAGAGAAACCACAGAAGTTCACTCATTTGTAGCCAGTCACCACAGATACAATCATCAAAAGCTTGGTTGTCCAGGAGGGGGAAAGAATTGTAacgtttaatttttaaattaagttaCAGTTTAACACTTGGATGTTTGACCACACAGATACTTTCACCATCAGTTTAAACTTTAAATATTCCACAACAAGGGAGgatagtttaggggagacatcgggctaagtttcttttttaaacacagagagtaaAGGATATCTGGAATGTCttgacaggggtggtggtggaagaatggaacattaggagcatttaagagactcttaggcaggcacatggatgaaagaaaaatagagggttacaaggtagaaaGGTTTTTTTTGGGTAGGAATATATAAAAAGCTAGCACAACAGCAAAGGCCAAaaggtgctgtagtgttctaaatTCAAAggtctaatgtttttaagaagatccagcacgtCCTCTTAATTCAACATTGTCCAACacataagcctgttctattctgacctcaccttgaccaaggtccttttctctggtgaatactgaagcagggTACTCTTATAAAAGTATTCTGATtcatagacaggcacatggatggctGGGTGTAAGGTAGGGAATGTTGAGTAggttgtgggccgaagggcctgtactgcgctgtaacATTCCGAGTATAATTGACAGATTTATTTTCACAAAGACGTTACTTGTTGCACTTGTAGAGAGTTTATGGAGAACATTTGATTGAAGTTGGGATTTTTGTAACCCAGGCTGCCCTGGTGCTATTAATGCCACACACATTATGCTGCTATTCATAACATCACACCTAACCTAATATTCCATACGTGGCTGAGTTTTACTTTAAAATCAATCAgggaaagggctcaagcccaaaacatcagttatgtatttttacataaataaagggcactgtttgacctgctgagtttctccagcattgtttttactcatttaaggactcttttttgtgcacttcattgattttcttttttattctctgtattgcagtcagtttgtttacattcattacccatttacagttctttatttgtttacatatatatatatatatatatatatatatacacacacagtgcAGAGTTTTATtagcattaccaataagtgataattctgtctcaccctcagaaaaaaaaatctcagggtcgtatgtactcttgacaataaatcagaaatctgaatccACTATTCCGTCCATTCCTCCTAGTTCTTGAatatcctgatgcagggtctcaacccaaaacatcaactgtccccttagatgctgcctgatccagagTTTCTGCAACTGTTTGCTTTTTTTGCTGCTTGAATTTCCTTTTTGCCCAAAAATCTTATCGGTACCAATGTTCAATACACACAATGATTGAGGAAATGCACAATATTTtgagaagaaattcctcttcaactCAGCCCTAGTTGCTCATCCCTGATTTAGAGAGCAAGTACATGGTTTGAGAATCAAGGGAGCTTGCTCTCAATAGTTACCCTTGAGGGTGTGGCAGAAATGAAACTTATCCTTCAGACTGATCAGCTCTCAATTTTTCAAACTCCAATGGGTGTTGGGGATACAACTGGAATATTTTCAAGGTCTATCACAgaaggcacagttggtgtagtggttagcacattgccagcaattgggaccggggttcaaatcctgcagtctgtgtgcagtttatacgttctccctgtgtctgtctgggggggggggtttgatttcctcccaccattcaaaatgtaccggggggggggggggggtgtaggttaattgggtataaattggccagcatggactcgtaggctgaaatggcctgtggcCATTTACATTTtctacatttaaatatttttttaaaatttaaattaaaatttaagtggAAGCAGACAAACAACTAGGATTGTCAGGCCTTCATTTGTGGGAACAGAAACATCAGCAGGGCTCCAGTTGGCAGTAACTCTTATTGGAAGCCTGGTGGCAGGAAGTTTTGGAAAGGGGATTAAATTGCACACTAAAGTGATTTCTTGCTGCAGGTGAATGTGTTCACAATGGTTGCTAGGCTCACACACAATTGCCACTATGGGAAATGAGAGACAAGCCTCGAGCAAGCACTCCATTGCTTGAGAAAGGGTGAAAAAGAGACAGGCAGCTTTAACTCATTCCTGAATATAAAGGCACCAAGGGTTTACTTCTGCACCAGAAATAGGGAAGCATGATCTGGGCAAAAGGGAAAgttaggaggggggggggggggggagaggaaggttAGTGGAGGGGGATCagggaaaagggggaggagggagggagaaagggatggggggagaggggggaggggagagtgggggaaggagagaggggaggaagggaggggagggggagagagagggaaagggggaggggagggggaggggagggggaggggggaggggagggggaggggggaggggaggggggaggggggaggggaggggggagggggaggggggagggggaggggggagggggaggggggaggggagggggaagggagggggaaggggaaggggaagggggagagggggagagggggaggggagggagaggggggaggggagggagaggggggaggggagggagaggggggaggggagggagaggggggagggaggggggaggggaggggggatgtgaCTCAACAACCAACGGCAGAGACGCCCGCCTCTCACCCGCGGCTGGTCCTTGGTGATGGGGAAGAACTTCCTGTTGAAGCTGTCGGCCACCAGCACGGCCTGCAGCGGCGGCAGCTGCTCCACCTCCTCGGCGTTGGTCCGGAGCGCCCCAGCACCCGCCGGCCGCCGGCTCCCTCGCTGCTTCGCCGCCATCTTTGTGAGGGCCAGAGTGACGCGCGCGGCTCCGGCCCCGCCCCCTCTAACCCGGCGAGTGCCCCGCACCGCCATCTTGCTCAAGGCGACGGTTGCATCTGCGGCGCTCACGCCACGCAGACCTCCGCCATCTTTGTGAGGACAACCGTGACGTGTGGGTCCCACTCATCCAGGTCCTGCTTGGAGCCCATCTTGGTAAAGGCAGATGGACGTTTGCTCACGTGGTGCCAGCATTTGAAAACGCGTCACTTCAGGCGCCTCTTTACTGAGCGAACACTGATATGAACCACCCCAGCAAATAAATATAAAGTGTATGAAAAACGACGTCTTGGCCCCCTCCTCAACTCACTTGACAACATTTATAAATTTGCCATCAACACTCCGCTAGTGGGTTGTGCACAGGATGGGGATGGGTCAACGGACAGGAGGgcgactgaaaacttggctgaacggtgcCCCAAGACAACCTCACTCGACGCCACCAAACCCAACGACAACTTCGCACTCAACGCCACCAAAACCAACGACAACTTCGCACTCAACGCCACCAAACCCAACGACAACTTCGCACTCAACGCCACCAAAACCAACGACAACTTCGCACTCAACGCCACCAAAACCAACGACAACTTCGCACTCAACGCCACCAAACCCAACGACAACTTCGCACTCAACGCCACCAAACCCAACGACAACTTCGCACTCAACGCCACCAAAACCAACGACAACTTCGCACTCAACGCCACCAAACCCAACGACAACTTCGCACTCAACGCCACCAAAACCAACGACAACTTCGGACTCAACGCCACTAAAACCAACGGTGCCCCAACGACAACCTCACTCGACGCCACCAAACCCAACGACAACTTCACTCGACGCCACCAAAACCAATGACAACTTCACTCGACGCCACCAAAACCAACGACAACTTCACACTCAACGCCACCAAAACCCAACTACAACTTCGCACTCAACGCCACCAAACCCAACGACAACTTCACTCGACGCCACCAAAACCAACGACAACCTCACTCGACGCCACCAAACCCAACGACAACTTCGCACTCAACGCCACCAAACCCAACGACAACTTCGCACTCAACGCCACCAAAACCAACGACAACTTCGCACTCAACGCCACCAAACCCAACGACAACTTCGCACTCAACGCCACCAAAACCAACGACAACTTCGGACTCAACGCCACTAAAACCAACGGTGCCCCAACGACAACCTCACTCGACGCCACCAAACCCAACGACAACTTCACTCGACGCCACCAAAACCAATGACAACTTCACTCGACGCCACCAAAACCAACGACAACTTCACACTCAACGCCACCAAAACCCAACGACAACTTCGCACTCAACGCCACCAAACCCAACGACAACTTCACTCGACGCCACCAAAACCAACGACAACCTCACTCGACGCCACCAAACCCAACGACAACTTCGCACTCAACGCCACCAAACCCAACGACAACTTCGCACTCAACGCCACCAAAACCAACGACAACTTCGCACTCAACGCCACCAAACCCAACGACAACTTCGCACTCAACGCCACCAAAACCAACGACAACTTCGGACTCAACGCCACTAAAACCAACGGTGCCCCAACGACAACCTCACTCGACGCCACCAAACCCAACGACAACTTCACTCGACGCCACCAAAACCAATGACAACTTCACTCGACGCCACCAAAACCAACGACAACTTCACACTCAACGCCACCAAAACCAACGACAACTTCGCACTCAACGCCACTAAAACCAACGGTGCCCCAACGACAACCTCACTCGACGCCACCAAACCCAACGACAACTTCACTCAACGCCACCAAACCCAACGACAACTTCGCACTCAACGCCACCAAAACTAACGGTGCCCCAACGACAACCTCACTCGACGCCACCAAACCCAATGACAACTTCACTCAACGCCACCAAAACCAACGACAACTTCGCACTCGACGCCACCAAAACCAACGGCAACTTCGCACTTAACGCCATCAAAACCAAgcagctaattgttgacttcaggaagggaaaaccagat from Narcine bancroftii isolate sNarBan1 chromosome 9, sNarBan1.hap1, whole genome shotgun sequence harbors:
- the LOC138742739 gene encoding salivary glue protein Sgs-3-like encodes the protein MGMGQRTGGRLKTWLNGAPRQPHSTPPNPTTTSHSTPPKPTTTSHSTPPNPTTTSHSTPPKPTTTSHSTPPKPTTTSHSTPPNPTTTSHSTPPNPTTTSHSTPPKPTTTSHSTPPNPTTTSHSTPPKPTTTSDSTPLKPTVPQRQPHSTPPNPTTTSLDATKTNDNFTRRHQNQRQLHTQRHQNPTTTSHSTPPNPTTTSLDATKTNDNLTRRHQTQRQLRTQRHQTQRQLRTQRHQNQRQLRTQRHQTQRQLRTQRHQNQRQLRTQRH